One Xiphophorus maculatus strain JP 163 A chromosome 9, X_maculatus-5.0-male, whole genome shotgun sequence DNA segment encodes these proteins:
- the pigx gene encoding phosphatidylinositol-glycan biosynthesis class X protein, with amino-acid sequence MYFELFFVLACLSKCYCLNKADEQEHCDQLKQWLESSSVSLELSKKGFHREVTTTVELRPSALSGASVLLLYRWPNGVFVDPYQLASLSDQSNFEILLDSAIDLEVPAHKTSGFLTYVFPSHTGSAPSFLKLTIPVHGRYHEPSFAGEAFASVPIEPPDLLLRTEKCSDLRRFESHSVVDAPCTVSNSSTCSWVKQPLQQESSTVSVMLPVGDGSATMLVCGGTLLATMGCCVALSKYMLKHRIV; translated from the exons ATGtactttgaattgttttttgtgttggcTTGCTTATCTAAATGCTATTGTTTGAACAAAGCGG ACGAGCAGGAGCACTGCGATCAGCTCAAACAGTGGCTAGAATCATCCTCTGTGTCCCTGGAGCTTAGCAAGAAGGGCTTCCACAG gGAGGTGACAACCACTGTTGAGCTCAGACCAAGCGCACTCAGTGGTGCCAGCGTTTTGCTGCTTTACAGATGGCCGAATGGCGTCTTTGTAGATCCATATCAACTGGCATCCCTAAGTGATCAAAGCAACTTTGAG ATATTGCTAGATTCAGCCATTGACCTCGAAGTGCCTGCTCACAAGACTTCTGGATTTCTAACCTATGTGTTTCCCTCCCATACTGGATCAGCTCCCAGTTTCCTAAAATTAACAATTCCAGTACACGGGCGCTATCACGAGCCCTCTTTTGCTGGGGAAGCATTCGCATCTGTTCCCATTGAACCTCCTGACCTGCTGCTGCGcactgaaaaat GCTCAGATCTTCGCAGATTTGAGTCTCATTCTGTAGTGGACGCTCCATGCACTGTCAGCAATTCCAGCACATGCTCATGGGTGAAACAACCTCTGCAGCAG GAGTCCAGCACCGTCAGTGTCATGTTACCGGTTGGTGACGGGTCAGCGACGATGCTCGTCTGCGGTGGGACTCTTCTTGCCACTATGGGCTGCTGTGTGGCGTTGTCTAAATACATGTTGAAACATCGAATCGTTTAA
- the pak2 gene encoding serine/threonine-protein kinase PAK 2 yields MCDNGDPEDKPPAPPVRSGSTIFGTGAGKDSFSANHKPLPSVPEERKQRKGIMSILSGAEKGRKKDRDKERPEISPPSDFEHTIHVGFDAVTGEFTGMPEQWARLLQTSNITKSEQKKNPQAVLDALKFYDSTGNGRQKYLSFSSSEKEAFPAGPQSPVKKSSEPSSPNIKDIDDDDDETPPPIVAPRPEHTKSMYTRSVIDPIPAPSTCPDGDAASKSADRPKRKTKMTDEEIMDKLRTIVSIGDPKKKYTRYEKIGQGASGTVFTAIDVATGQEVAIKQINLQKQPKKELIINEILVMKELKNPNIVNFLDSFLMGEELFVVMEYLAGGSLTDVVTETCMDEPQIAAVCRECLQALDFLHANQVIHRDIKSDNVLLGMDGSVKLTDFGFCAQITPEQSKRSTMVGTPYWMAPEVVTRKAYGPKVDIWSLGIMAIEMVEGEPPYLNENPLRALYLIATNGTPELQNPEKLSPVFRDFLNRCLEMDVEKRGGGKELLQHPFLKLAKPLSSLTPLILAAKDAMKGTR; encoded by the exons ATGTGCGATAACGGAGACCCCGAGGACAAACCCCCCGCCCCTCCGGTGCGGTCAGGAAGCACCATTTTCGGTACCGGTGCCGGCAAAGACTCGTTCTCGGCCAACCACAAACCGCTGCCGTCTGTGCCCGAAGAAAGGAAACAGCGGAAAGGCATCATGTCCATCCTGTCGGGGGCCGAAAAAG GTAGGAAAAAAGATAGAGACAAAGAGCGACCGGAGATCTCGCCGCCCTCTGATTTCGAGCACACCATACACGTCGGGTTTGACGCCGTTACGGGGGAGTTCACA GGCATGCCAGAGCAATGGGCTCGACTGCTGCAGACCTCAAACATCACCAAGTCGGAGCAGAAGAAAAACCCACAGGCTGTTCTTGACGCCCTTAAGTTTTACGACTCTACGGGCAACGGCCGCCAGAAGTACCTCAGCTTCTCGTCCTCTG AAAAAGAGGCCTTCCCTGCAGGACCTCAGTCT CCTGTGAAAAAAAGCTCCGAACCCTCATCTCCGAACATCAAAGACATTGACGACGACGACGATGAAACTCCGCCCCCTATCGTGGCTCCAAGACCAGAACACACAAAGAGT ATGTACACCCGCTCTGTAATTGACCCCATTCCTGCTCCAAGTACGTGTCCAGATGGGGATGCTGCCTCTAAGTCTGCAGACAGACCGAAAAGGAAGACCAAGATGACGGACGAGGAGATCATGGACAAACTGA GAACCATAGTAAGCATCGGAGATCCCAAGAAGAAGTACACAAGATATGAAAAAATTGGCCAGGG GGCATCAGGAACAGTATTCACCGCCATTGATGTCGCAACAGGACAGGAG GTGGCCATCAAACAGATCAATCTACAGAAGCAACCCAAAAAGGAGCTAATCATCAACGAGATTTTGGTGATGAAGGAGCTGAAGAACCCCAATATTGTCAACTTCCTGGACAG CTTCCTGATGGGGGAGGAGCTGTTTGTGGTGATGGAGTATCTGGCTGGCGGGTCGCTGACGGACGTCGTCACAGAAACCTGCATGGACGAGCCTCAGATAGCTGCCGTCTGCAGAGAG TGTTTACAAGCTTTGGATTTCCTACACGCTAACCAAGTCATTCATAGAGATATCAAAAGTGATAACGTGTTGCTGGGGATGGATGGTTCTGTAAAGCTGA CCGATTTCGGCTTCTGTGCCCAGATCACTCCTGAGCAGAGCAAGCGCAGCACTATGGTGGGCACGCCCTACTGGATGGCTCCCGAAGTGGTGACCCGAAAGGCTTATGGGCCAAAAGTAGACATTTGGTCACTTGGTATCATGGCCATTGAGATGGTTGAAGGCGAGCCCCCCTACCTGAACGAGAACCCACTACGA GCATTATATCTGATTGCCACAAACGGCACACCCGAGCTCCAGAATCCAGAGAAGCTGTCTCCGGTTTTCAGAGACTTCCTGAACCGCTGTCTGGAAATGGATGTAGAGAAGAGAGGCGGAGGCAAAGAGCTCCTACAG CATCCGTTCCTGAAGCTGGCGAAGCCGCTCTCCAGTCTCACGCCTCTCATCCTGGCAGCCAAGGACGCCATGAAGGGCACTCGTTAA
- the cep19 gene encoding centrosomal protein of 19 kDa has protein sequence MGFQAKRCGVQFNPPSIVLVYIHTDTNKIRKRIIPIRNFFKHSDCSTAAERLKNHPRHRGYLDQVPLHQLEKLHIVLRDHMQGLSLENSLASFQLDPDEDLNKLEDEELARKKGQMDTLFERNRKRKDDPDFVYDLEVEFDKSKEEKCSWDEESDEDI, from the exons ATGGGATTTCAAGCAAAGCGGTGCGGAGTGCAGTTCAATCCTCCTTCTATAGTTCTGGTTTATATCCACACCGACACCAATAAGATACGCAAAAGAATCATACCCATACgaaatttcttcaaacattCTG ACTGCAGCACGGCTGCTGAAAGATTGAAAAACCACCCAAGGCACAGGGGCTATCTGGATCAAGTGCCCCTACACCAGCTGGAGAAACTCCACATCGTCCTGCGCGACCACATGCAGGGCCTGAGTCTGGAGAACAGCCTCGCTTCGTTCCAGCTGGACCCCGACGAGGATCTGAACAAACTGGAGGACGAGGAACTGGCCCGCAAAAAGGGACAGATGGACACACTGTTCGAGAGGAACCGCAAGCGGAAAGATGACCCGGACTTTGTGTACGACCTGGAGGTGGAGTTTGACAAATCCAAGGAAGAGAAGTGCAGCTGGGATGAAGAATCAGATGAGGACATTTGA
- the LOC102228409 gene encoding aquaporin-12-like isoform X2, whose product MSGLNASLGYFLSVVIFAVLVQTLFRKWPRFSFVSEFAASFMLVACWLEIQTIVEVGQWAGGLGQDVTVTMLFVLLLTHGVLCAGTSGNPSLVVQKFLQLEAGALPTALAVMAQFAGAHLGLLAARYYWSLELTDMHMIKNLMSRECSTSLLVSVVQGFFTECACALLFHLIQLNLRRRSALIRVPLIAVLLTFFSHVARSYTSAFMNPSLAYGLTFHCPGFTFKEYALVYWLSSLTGMMLALLLYMGHIPKLFAKNLLYFQKTRFRVPKGDKPEKKKK is encoded by the exons ATGTCTGGACTTAACGCATCACTTGGGTACTTTCTGTCGGTGGTGATTTTCGCGGTCTTGGTCCAAACGCTGTTCAGAAAATGGCCTCGGTTTAGCTTTGTGTCCGAGTTCGCCGCCTCCTTCATGCTGGTGGCGTGCTGGCTGGAGATACAGACCATCGTGGAGGTGGGCCAGTGGGCCGGGGGCCTGGGCCAGGACGTGACCGTGACCatgctgtttgtgttgctgctaACTCACGGCGTGCTCTGCGCCGgaacgtcggggaatcccagcCTGGTCGTGCAGAAGTTCCTGCAGCTGGAGGCCGGCGCTCTGCCCACGGCGCTCGCTGTCATGGCCCAGTTCGCCGGGGCTCACCTGGGCCTGCTGGCAGCCAGGTACTACTGGAGCCTGGAGTTGACCGACATGCACATGATCAAAAACCTCATGTCGAGAGAATGCAGCACGTCCCTGCTGGTCTCCGTGGTTCAAGGCTTTTTTACAGAGTGTGCCTGCGCGCTCCTCTTTCATCTCATCCAGTTAAATCTGAGACGCAGATCGGCTCTGATCCGGGTACCCCTGATCGCAGTTCTACTCACTTTCTTCTCTCATGTCG CCAGGAGCTACACCTCTGCTTTCATGAACCCATCTCTGGCTTATGGACTCACCTTCCACTGTCCTGGATTTACCTTCAAAGAGTATGCATTGGTCTACTGGCTGAGCTCTCTCACAG GGATGATGTTGGCTCTTCTCCTTTACATGGGTCACATTCCCAAGCTTTTTGCCAAGAACCTTCTGTATTTCCAGAAGACACGCTTCAGAGTGCCGAAAGGAGACAAAccggaaaagaagaaaaagtga
- the LOC102228409 gene encoding aquaporin-12-like isoform X1 — protein MSGLNASLGYFLSVVIFAVLVQTLFRKWPRFSFVSEFAASFMLVACWLEIQTIVEVGQWAGGLGQDVTVTMLFVLLLTHGVLCAGTSGNPSLVVQKFLQLEAGALPTALAVMAQFAGAHLGLLAARYYWSLELTDMHMIKNLMSRECSTSLLVSVVQGFFTECACALLFHLIQLNLRRRSALIRVPLIAVLLTFFSHVARSYTSAFMNPSLAYGLTFHCPGFTFKEYALVYWLSSLTGMSHYSTPNGAFVCVCRSLLTVSLKIACFPGMMLALLLYMGHIPKLFAKNLLYFQKTRFRVPKGDKPEKKKK, from the exons ATGTCTGGACTTAACGCATCACTTGGGTACTTTCTGTCGGTGGTGATTTTCGCGGTCTTGGTCCAAACGCTGTTCAGAAAATGGCCTCGGTTTAGCTTTGTGTCCGAGTTCGCCGCCTCCTTCATGCTGGTGGCGTGCTGGCTGGAGATACAGACCATCGTGGAGGTGGGCCAGTGGGCCGGGGGCCTGGGCCAGGACGTGACCGTGACCatgctgtttgtgttgctgctaACTCACGGCGTGCTCTGCGCCGgaacgtcggggaatcccagcCTGGTCGTGCAGAAGTTCCTGCAGCTGGAGGCCGGCGCTCTGCCCACGGCGCTCGCTGTCATGGCCCAGTTCGCCGGGGCTCACCTGGGCCTGCTGGCAGCCAGGTACTACTGGAGCCTGGAGTTGACCGACATGCACATGATCAAAAACCTCATGTCGAGAGAATGCAGCACGTCCCTGCTGGTCTCCGTGGTTCAAGGCTTTTTTACAGAGTGTGCCTGCGCGCTCCTCTTTCATCTCATCCAGTTAAATCTGAGACGCAGATCGGCTCTGATCCGGGTACCCCTGATCGCAGTTCTACTCACTTTCTTCTCTCATGTCG CCAGGAGCTACACCTCTGCTTTCATGAACCCATCTCTGGCTTATGGACTCACCTTCCACTGTCCTGGATTTACCTTCAAAGAGTATGCATTGGTCTACTGGCTGAGCTCTCTCACAGGTATGTCACATTACTCAACACCAAACGGTgcgttcgtgtgtgtgtgtcgcagTCTGTtaacagtttctttaaaaattgctTGTTTCCCAGGGATGATGTTGGCTCTTCTCCTTTACATGGGTCACATTCCCAAGCTTTTTGCCAAGAACCTTCTGTATTTCCAGAAGACACGCTTCAGAGTGCCGAAAGGAGACAAAccggaaaagaagaaaaagtga
- the LOC102228671 gene encoding ribonuclease P protein subunit p21-like — protein MAVHLKDREAYERLNYLYQAAHCVLSQNPNNVELARFYCFTQKTIARRLVLRQDPSVKRTVCKKCWSLLIPGVTATTRQRRKNKKNRFTVVRCLGCGQTKNLLNNPDHCLWADRPEAQLEQRKQSDPGPSAKNQPKCPKADGSQSSKTHDAQSSTST, from the exons ATGGCGGTCCATCTGAAAGACAGAGAAGCCTACGAAAGACTGAACTACCTGTACCAG GCTGCGCACTGTGTCTTATCTCAAAACCCAAACAACGTGGAGTTGGCTCGGTTCTACTGCTTCACGCAGAAAACGATAGCAAGACGGCTGGTTCTCAGGCA AGACCCATCAGTGAAGAGAACTGTGTGTAAGAAATGCTGGTCACTGCTCATCCCCGGTGTTACTGCCACGACCAGACAGCGGA gaaaaaacaaaaagaatcgCTTTACTGTAGTGAGGTGTCTCGGCTGCGGCCAGACCAAGAATCTACTGAATAATCCAGATCATTGTTTGTGGGCGGACCGACCCGAGGCGCAGCTGGAGCAGCGGAAACAATCTG ATCCAGGCCCTTCAGCTAAAAATCAGCCCAAATGCCCAAAAGCTGATGGGTCCCAGTCTTCGAAAACGCATGATGCTCAGAGTTCTACCAGCACatag